The sequence GGCTACCTCGTTCTCGCCGCGCTGATGGTCCTCATTATCGTTTTCACGCTCAAAATGCCCCGTACGTAGGCCTCTCGACGGGCGACTGTCTTCGGGTAACCCTGGTGAGCCGCGGGTATCCCCGAGGGACGGGCCCTATCACGAGAGCGATTTCGGGTGGAGTTTCCCCCGGGATTTCTCCCCGTTTCCACGGTTTGGAGAGTCACCGATGCACATAAGTCATATCGGGATAATTCGATATATATGTCACTACTCGACCGCTTGCTCGGGACGGATACCGAGGAGAATGAGGAATCGAGTTGCTGTGGTGAGATGACGATCGAAGAAATCGAATCCGAGGATTGACCTCCGATGGGCGACACTCCAGACGCGCTCGATCGGAGCGAGAGCGAATCGGCCAGTGGCACACTCGACAGGGCGACCGGTGGGGCCTGTTGTGAGGGTCAGTTACCGGCCAACAGGGTGGCCTCGGACGAGATCATCGAGGCCGAACAGACGGTGTTCAAGGCGCTGGCGAACGAGAAACGACTTCGCATCATCGAGGCGCTTCGTGATGGCGAACTCTGTGTCTGCGACCTCGAGGCGGTGCTGGACGTTCCCCAGTCGACGGTGGCCTCCCACCTCGCTCGGCTCAGGGAGGCGGGTATCGTCGGTACCCGAAAGGACGGGAAGTGGACTCACTACCGCATCACGGATACGTTGACCCTCCAGATGCTCGATCTCGCCGCCGCACTCGGTGACGGCGAATGATCCCGTCGGGGTACGAGACTGCGCTGCTGGATTCCTGGGCGTACTTCGTCCACCTGGCGGTGATCCTCACGCCGCTGTTCATCGGCGCCTCGTTCCTCGTAGGCCTCGCCCAGGAGTATCTCCCGCCGGAGCGCGTCGAGGCGATGCTCCGCTCCCGGGACCACGGGAGTGGGAACGTTCTCGCGGCGGGCCTCGGCGCCGTGACGCCGTTCTGCTCCTGCTCGACGGTGCCCGTCCTGGCCGGGTTGCTGGGCGCTGGCGCTCCGCTCGGACTGGCGTTCTCGTTCCTGCTCGCCTCGCCCATCGTCAACTGGATCGCGGTGTTCCTGCTGTTCGGCCTGTTCGGGCCGACCGTGACCCTCGTCTACGTCCTCACCGCACTGCTCGCGGCGGTCGTCGGTGGGCTGGTTATCGGCACGCTCGACCTCGAACGGTACGTCAAGGACGTCCGGATCACGACTGGCAGCCGGGAGATCACGACCGATGGTGGCACCACGGAGTGTGCCTGTTCTGGCTCACCGGCCAGCACTCACGCGGAACGGGTCACCGCTGCCGGCCGTGGCGCGCTCTCCTTTTTCTGGGACACGCTTCCCTACATCGTCGTCGGCATCGCGATCGGTGCCCTCATCCACGGCGCCGTCCCCGAATCGGTTCTCCTGCGGATCGCCGGACCCGAGAATCCGCTCGCGACGCCACTCGCCGCGCTCGCGGGTGCGCCGCTGTACGTCAGTATCAGCGGGATGCTCCCCATCGCTCACTCGTTGGCCGAACAGGGTATTCCCATCGGCACCGTTATGGCGTTCGTGATCGGTGGTGCCGGAATCAGTATCCCGAACCTGATCCTGTTGAACAAACTCTTCGACCGTCGACTGCTCGGCATCTACGCGGCCACCGTCGTCGCCATCGGCATCGCCGTCGGCGTCCTGTTCAACATGGTCCTCGTTGGTGTACTCTGAGTCGGGGTCGCCCTGATGGCGCGGTCATCCACTGTCGGGACCACGTCGATCAGTGGGGCCGTCTTTAACTTGACGTGTCACGAACAATACGTATAGTGCCAGGGCCTCCCCTCGGGAATGTCGGCATCGATGCTGCACGTGGTCGTCCTTGGAGCAGGATTCGCGGCTCAACCCGTGGTCGGACCGATCGTGGAGTGGCCCGTGGTCGGATCGATCGGGGAGATACCCGCCGGCGGATCGATCCACGAGGACGTCGTCGACCACCGACCGTCCTCGGCCAGGCCGGCTCGGACCGCGAACGACGGAACGAACCACGACCCATGATCGTTGCACCGAACAGGGGGTGTCGGCCCTCGTGATCACTTCGAGCGAAACGCGACCGTCTCTGGCGAATCGGATCGCTCGCCGCATCGGCGGCCTCGTCAACCACGACCACGTCGTCGTCCGCTTTCTCTCGCTGTGGACGCTGTGTTTCGTGCTGTTCCTCCTGGCCTGGACCGTTTCGTATTTGTTCCTGCCGGAGGCGTTGCTCCGCCGCACGGGGGGCCCGGGACCCACGTCGCGAACCGCCGAGACGGTCGGCCGGGAGTTCGTCTCCTTATTCGCCTGGAATCTCGGATTCAGCCTGCTCGTCGTCGCCGCGAACGCGTTCCGGTCGATTCGGACGCCCCTCGGGTATCTGGTCGTTCTCGTGATGTGGATGCAGGGAGCGGTGATCTGGGGCACGAACTCGCTGACCGTCCAGACCGGCCGACTGGCACCCTCGCTGTCGGTGATCTTGGGCCGGAGTGGGGTATACGAACTCAGTGCACTGGTCGCCATCGCGGTGGCGACCCGTGGAGTGATGCTCTGGCACCAGGAATCCGGTCCACGGTGGCGCGAGGAGTTCGAACGGGTGCGGGGACCGGGCGACTGGAGCATCTCCAGGGGCGAGATAGCCGTACTCGTCGCCGGTGTCACGGTGCTGGCGCTGGCGAACTATCGGGAGGCGGCAATGGTCGTGGCTACGGGGTGACGCCCGAGCCGTTCGACACGCGTTCCGTCGATACTGGCCTGTGATCTGATGCGTCGGGGTAGCACGCTGAATAGGTCGTGGGGTGCCTCGGTGGCCTTCCATCCAACCCGTGCAGACCAACCCGACTTGTCGCGTCTGACGATTGGTGGGGTGGGAGGTGGGTGACACAGACTCATTGTCCGTACGGTCAATTGGCGAGTTCGCCGTGCTACCCCGTCCGTTCTTTTCACGATTTGGATCCTCTTCGTTTTCCGTCGACACGGGCATCGGATTTGTATCGGTCATTTGGGACTCGCGTGGTCTGGCCCTTTTCGAGTGACCACTACTGGCATCGGGAACTGGTCGATCCCGGAACCCCATCTGGAGCGAATATGTCCTATCGTTGGCAGTCACTATCGCCGCATAAATGCGTATCAGATAGCAGTATAACGGTCTCCGTGTTACTTAATTTCACTACTACAAATTTACAATATACAATTTAATGACACATGGATTACTGGCAAAAACCTCTACGAAAGCTGCAATAATAAGTGTGATTGCAGTCGATACTATATTATATTGTAGAAAATACAGATACTATGGGGCTTTTTCAGATAATACCGCAATTTAGAAAAACACCCATCTTTGACCTACTAGGCAAGATAATTATACAAACGAACAATCTTACGTCTCCTGACAATCAAAAGAATGCTGTCAATTCAACTACGACTTACCGGTAACCTATCGAAGAAGTAATTTTTCTGGCTGGTGGCGAAAAGGTCGTCGTGTCGCCGGTGTTGGCAGTCGTCGCCGACCGCCACGCGATCTATTCCACCCTACAGGACGGCCTTGTACGCTTCGAGGGTTTCCTCGATGTCCGCCTGGGTGTGGGCAGCACTGACGAACTGGGATTCGAACTGGTTGGCGGTGAGGAAGACGCCTTCGTCGAGCATCTCCTGCCAGAAGAGCCGTTCCCAGCGATCGGTGGCGGCGGCATCGACGTCCGCCCCGTTCTTCGGGCAGTACTCGTAGCGGTCGCAGGCCTCGTCCTGGCGACAGCCACCGGCACACCCTTCGCTCTGGGGACCGCCCCGTCGGGTGAAGATGATCTTGAACATGCTGTCGCGGCCCGCGACGGTGTAACTGGGCGCGCGGTCGGCGACGAGGTCGGCCAGGCCCTCGCGAAGCATGGTCCCGAGTTCCTCGACGTGCTCGTAGACGTTCTCCTCGGCAGCGTAGCGCAGCGTCTCCAGGCCGGCGGTCATGGTGACGGGATGGCCGGAGAATGTGCCGGATTGGAAGACGTCGCCCGAGGGCGTGAACTGCTCTACGTATTCGGTCTTGCCGCCGATAGCGCCGATGGGGAAGCCACCGCCGATGACCTTGCCGAAGGTGGTGAGATCGGGTTCGACGTCGA is a genomic window of Halanaeroarchaeum sp. HSR-CO containing:
- a CDS encoding permease, whose translation is MIPSGYETALLDSWAYFVHLAVILTPLFIGASFLVGLAQEYLPPERVEAMLRSRDHGSGNVLAAGLGAVTPFCSCSTVPVLAGLLGAGAPLGLAFSFLLASPIVNWIAVFLLFGLFGPTVTLVYVLTALLAAVVGGLVIGTLDLERYVKDVRITTGSREITTDGGTTECACSGSPASTHAERVTAAGRGALSFFWDTLPYIVVGIAIGALIHGAVPESVLLRIAGPENPLATPLAALAGAPLYVSISGMLPIAHSLAEQGIPIGTVMAFVIGGAGISIPNLILLNKLFDRRLLGIYAATVVAIGIAVGVLFNMVLVGVL
- a CDS encoding helix-turn-helix transcriptional regulator, which encodes MGDTPDALDRSESESASGTLDRATGGACCEGQLPANRVASDEIIEAEQTVFKALANEKRLRIIEALRDGELCVCDLEAVLDVPQSTVASHLARLREAGIVGTRKDGKWTHYRITDTLTLQMLDLAAALGDGE